The following are encoded in a window of Hydrogenispora ethanolica genomic DNA:
- the hpf gene encoding ribosome hibernation-promoting factor, HPF/YfiA family — MLVSVKGKNVEITEALRDYAEKKVAKVSKFFEKSPIGAQVTMSTERGKHIVDITVQIDGLLLRGEEKTADMYGSIDGAVEKIERQVHKFKTRINRRLRGEENQVVLAPVSTQEEAPAPVIKRTKRFAIKPMSVEEAVMQMDLLGHDFYVFSNSDTEEVNVVYRRKDGNYGLIEPEF; from the coding sequence ATGTTAGTCAGCGTGAAGGGAAAGAATGTGGAAATTACCGAAGCACTGCGTGATTATGCTGAGAAAAAAGTTGCGAAAGTCAGCAAATTCTTTGAGAAAAGCCCGATTGGAGCTCAGGTAACTATGAGTACCGAACGAGGTAAGCATATTGTCGATATTACCGTTCAAATTGACGGACTCTTGCTTCGTGGTGAGGAAAAAACGGCCGATATGTATGGATCCATCGACGGCGCGGTGGAAAAGATCGAACGGCAAGTTCACAAGTTTAAGACTCGGATTAACCGCCGGCTACGTGGCGAGGAGAATCAAGTGGTTCTGGCTCCTGTCTCCACGCAGGAAGAAGCACCGGCGCCCGTTATTAAACGGACCAAACGATTTGCGATTAAACCGATGTCGGTCGAAGAGGCGGTTATGCAAATGGACCTGCTCGGTCATGATTTTTATGTCTTTTCCAATAGTGATACCGAAGAAGTTAACGTGGTCTATCGCCGCAAAGACGGAAATTATGGATTGATTGAGCCTGAGTTTTAA
- a CDS encoding lysophospholipid acyltransferase family protein, translating to MLYLIFKTFFLYLLKILSRMEVIGAENIPTSGPVILVSNHISNWDPLVVGSASPRQVRFIAKEELFKIPVIKQLLKAWGAMPVKRGRGDREVIAKSLEVLREQNVLGIFIEGKRNKGNREQMLKPQPGAAMLALKSNAPVVPMLVTNTHHIYRLGKVRVYIGKALQFHPEPERDKKELYAETSQRIVGAIESLRQQSRA from the coding sequence GTGCTTTATCTTATTTTTAAAACTTTTTTCCTTTATTTATTAAAAATCCTATCCCGGATGGAAGTCATCGGCGCCGAAAATATCCCGACCAGCGGTCCGGTTATCCTGGTTTCGAACCATATCAGCAACTGGGATCCGTTGGTTGTCGGCAGCGCTTCCCCTCGCCAGGTCAGGTTTATCGCCAAGGAAGAACTATTCAAGATTCCCGTGATTAAACAGTTGCTCAAAGCCTGGGGCGCCATGCCGGTCAAAAGGGGCCGCGGCGACCGCGAAGTGATCGCGAAATCGTTAGAGGTTTTGCGTGAGCAGAATGTACTCGGGATCTTCATCGAAGGGAAACGGAATAAAGGCAACCGGGAACAGATGCTCAAACCCCAGCCCGGCGCGGCGATGTTGGCTCTCAAAAGCAACGCCCCGGTCGTTCCGATGCTGGTCACCAACACTCATCACATTTACCGGCTGGGCAAGGTCCGCGTATATATCGGGAAAGCGTTGCAATTTCACCCTGAACCCGAGCGGGACAAAAAAGAATTGTATGCCGAAACTAGCCAGCGGATTGTCGGGGCTATCGAAAGTCTTCGCCAACAATCAAGGGCTTGA
- a CDS encoding NAD(P)/FAD-dependent oxidoreductase encodes MYDIAIVGGGPAGLAAAVNARRRNKETVLISKEPHSSKLTQSHQIDNYLGISQVSGSDLALRMREHAEKLDTIFLKDEIQSIYYEEQSYHLFGRENSLEARTVILAVGISLGAEIDGEIRLTGQGVSYCATCDGMFFKGKTVALIGYIPEAEHEAAFLAEICGKVYYLPQYKMTRELEPKITIISGKPLAILGSERVEALKTTQDDYPLDGVFIERANRPVDQLLNDLRTESGMILVDSNQATNLPGVFAAGDCTGKPWQISRAVGQGQIAALSAVQYLDSRKIVHS; translated from the coding sequence ATGTACGATATTGCGATTGTCGGAGGAGGACCGGCGGGACTGGCTGCTGCCGTAAACGCCCGCCGCCGGAATAAAGAGACGGTTCTGATCTCCAAGGAACCGCATAGTTCTAAGCTGACTCAATCCCACCAGATCGACAATTACTTGGGGATATCCCAGGTTAGCGGGAGCGATTTGGCGCTTCGTATGCGGGAGCATGCTGAGAAACTGGATACCATCTTTTTAAAAGATGAAATCCAAAGCATATATTATGAAGAGCAGAGTTATCACCTGTTCGGTCGCGAAAACTCTCTTGAGGCCCGTACCGTTATTTTGGCGGTCGGCATCTCATTGGGCGCGGAGATAGATGGCGAAATCCGCCTCACCGGGCAGGGAGTCAGTTATTGTGCGACGTGTGACGGCATGTTTTTTAAAGGAAAGACGGTGGCGTTGATTGGGTATATTCCGGAGGCGGAACACGAAGCGGCTTTTTTAGCTGAGATCTGTGGCAAGGTTTATTATTTGCCCCAATATAAAATGACCCGGGAATTGGAGCCAAAGATCACGATAATTTCCGGAAAACCTTTGGCTATCCTGGGTTCGGAACGGGTTGAGGCCTTAAAGACGACTCAGGATGACTATCCGTTGGACGGAGTTTTTATTGAAAGAGCAAACCGCCCGGTCGATCAATTGCTCAACGATTTACGGACCGAATCTGGCATGATCCTCGTCGACTCCAACCAAGCCACCAATCTACCCGGTGTGTTCGCTGCGGGGGACTGCACGGGAAAACCATGGCAGATCAGCCGGGCAGTGGGTCAAGGACAAATTGCCGCATTGAGCGCGGTTCAATATCTGGATTCCCGAAAAATAGTCCATTCGTAG
- a CDS encoding glycoside hydrolase family 13 protein, with translation MGQPEYRMQEEFHDSVPMLPPSWAAGAVFYQIFPDRFCNGDHHNDPAGSVSWDEQPSRTNFFGGDLKGIIAQIPYLKDLGVTALYLNPIFDAPSNHKYDTRDYLKIAPEFGDIQVFKELIFKLHQAGIRIIIDGVFNHTGDSFWAFQDIMSRGEESRFKDWYHCNHFPITQDPKPNYECWWGFGSLPKLNHDNPEVVRYLLKVVAFWTSLGIDGWRLDVPNEVKMDFWRIFRRLVKSLNPQAYIVGEIWDDPFGWLRGDSCDAVMNYRWREAVIKYFAQSQISADQFRLDLMNNRNNLPWEYVISAYNLLGSHDTPRFLTLCGEDRRKMLAALAFQFTYPGVPAIYYGDEVGLTGEADPDCRKTMLWTPERQDQTLLEATKRLTTIRNQHPSLQTGGYHDLHLGDGIFGFVRSGKNEQILACFNMNNDCRCLEVPAEWNRGWEPIYAIGCSLSGLNYPEMPPNGVRIFKRSQSR, from the coding sequence GTGGGTCAACCGGAATACCGGATGCAAGAAGAGTTTCATGATTCTGTTCCGATGCTCCCTCCAAGCTGGGCAGCAGGGGCGGTGTTCTATCAAATTTTCCCGGATCGCTTTTGCAACGGAGATCATCACAACGATCCGGCGGGAAGCGTTTCCTGGGATGAGCAGCCTTCCCGGACTAATTTCTTTGGCGGGGATCTAAAAGGAATTATTGCGCAGATTCCATATCTTAAGGATCTGGGCGTAACCGCTCTTTATTTGAATCCAATCTTTGACGCTCCTTCCAATCATAAGTACGATACCCGCGATTATCTAAAGATCGCACCGGAGTTCGGAGATATTCAGGTCTTTAAAGAATTGATCTTTAAACTGCATCAAGCGGGAATCCGCATTATCATCGACGGGGTTTTCAATCATACCGGGGACAGTTTTTGGGCTTTTCAGGATATCATGAGCCGGGGTGAGGAGTCGCGTTTTAAGGATTGGTACCATTGCAACCATTTCCCGATCACCCAGGATCCCAAACCAAACTATGAATGTTGGTGGGGGTTTGGATCGCTTCCTAAATTAAATCATGACAACCCGGAAGTGGTGCGTTACCTTTTAAAGGTCGTTGCCTTCTGGACCAGCCTGGGAATTGATGGTTGGAGACTGGATGTTCCCAATGAAGTCAAGATGGATTTTTGGCGGATCTTCCGGCGGTTAGTGAAATCGTTGAATCCGCAAGCCTATATTGTCGGAGAAATTTGGGATGATCCTTTCGGTTGGTTGAGGGGCGATAGCTGTGACGCAGTGATGAATTATCGCTGGCGGGAAGCGGTTATCAAGTATTTTGCGCAGTCGCAGATTTCGGCCGATCAGTTCCGGCTGGATCTGATGAATAACCGGAACAATTTACCGTGGGAGTATGTGATTAGCGCCTACAATCTGTTGGGCAGCCATGATACGCCCCGTTTTCTGACCCTTTGCGGTGAAGATCGGCGAAAAATGCTGGCAGCTCTAGCTTTTCAGTTCACGTACCCTGGTGTTCCCGCAATCTACTATGGGGATGAAGTGGGCCTGACCGGCGAAGCCGATCCAGACTGCCGCAAGACCATGCTGTGGACGCCCGAACGTCAGGATCAGACGCTGCTGGAAGCGACCAAGAGATTAACCACCATTCGCAACCAGCACCCGTCATTGCAGACCGGTGGCTATCATGATCTTCACCTTGGAGACGGGATCTTCGGTTTTGTCCGGAGTGGCAAGAATGAACAGATCTTGGCGTGTTTTAACATGAACAACGATTGTCGCTGCTTGGAAGTACCAGCCGAGTGGAACCGAGGTTGGGAACCGATATATGCCATCGGCTGTAGTTTATCCGGGTTGAATTATCCGGAAATGCCTCCGAATGGAGTTCGTATTTTCAAGCGGAGTCAATCCCGTTAA
- a CDS encoding TMEM165/GDT1 family protein — translation MSIDWQVFFLTFSTLFIAEMGDKTQLAVFSLVTESRNPLSVFLGASFALALVTMIGVLFGGLVTRYVPQHFLKIGAALLFVGIGFYTLYEVFSSGAVVK, via the coding sequence ATGAGCATTGATTGGCAGGTGTTTTTTTTAACCTTCTCCACCTTATTCATAGCGGAAATGGGCGATAAGACACAACTGGCCGTTTTTTCACTGGTTACCGAATCTCGAAATCCGCTCTCGGTTTTTCTGGGCGCCAGTTTTGCTTTGGCGTTGGTAACAATGATCGGTGTTCTGTTTGGCGGCCTGGTTACTCGTTATGTTCCCCAGCATTTCTTGAAGATAGGGGCGGCATTGCTATTCGTGGGAATCGGATTTTATACACTTTACGAGGTGTTCTCAAGCGGAGCTGTGGTCAAGTAA
- a CDS encoding YlmC/YmxH family sporulation protein — protein sequence MTKTSELREREVVNVLDGKRLGLASDLEIDAVSGRILAIVVPGPGKFLWLFGKSDDFVIPWERIKKIGVDVILVEAPNYVDEKATVVSLS from the coding sequence TTGACGAAGACCTCGGAATTACGGGAGCGCGAGGTAGTTAATGTTTTAGACGGCAAACGTCTGGGACTGGCCAGCGATCTCGAGATCGACGCCGTATCCGGTAGAATACTGGCGATTGTGGTGCCCGGACCCGGGAAGTTTCTGTGGTTGTTTGGCAAAAGCGACGATTTCGTAATTCCCTGGGAACGGATTAAAAAGATTGGAGTGGATGTAATTCTGGTAGAAGCACCGAATTACGTGGATGAGAAGGCCACCGTAGTCAGTCTCAGTTAA